From one Ictalurus punctatus breed USDA103 chromosome 20, Coco_2.0, whole genome shotgun sequence genomic stretch:
- the LOC124629314 gene encoding polymeric immunoglobulin receptor-like, translated as MSCFFIFILFTSSVGSQASRQFSFKTGASVTIPCRYDRTYIQHKKHWCFDAPAAYNYCKIQAYANETQGKVTVTDNPAESLFTVTMNNLQTENTGTYWCVVEIGGIFDLDVKEQLHITVKSDPDLSVMESRVSGEEGGSVTVQCLNSAAYRNKQKQWCRFIDSRCNNMGRTATSHNSAVNLSDDGRGSFSVQMSGLKKSDAGWYWCSAGDLQVPVHISVGDPPPGIITYTDLYFNK; from the exons ATGAgctgctttttcatttttattctctTCACTTCCA GTGTTGGCAGTCAGGCATCGAGGCAGTTTAGTTTTAAAACTGGAGCATCTGTCACCATCCCGTGTCGTTATGATAGGACATATATACAACATAAGAAACACTGGTGCTTTGACGCTCCTGCAGCATACAATTACTGCAAAATTCAGGCGTATGCCAATGAGACACAGGGGAAAGTGACAGTGACTGATAACCCAGCTGAGAGTCTCTTTACTGTGACTATGAATAATCTCCAGACAGAAAACACTGGAACGTACTGGTGTGTTGTAGAGATAGGTGGAATATTCGATCTAGATGTTAAAGAACAACTTCATATCACAGTGAAATCAG ATCCTGATCTGTCTGTGATGGAGAGCAGAGTGAGTGGTGAGGAAGGAGGCAGCGTCACAGTCCAGTGTCTCAACAGCGCTGCGTATCGGAATAAACAGAAGCAGTGGTGCAGATTTATAGACAGCCGCTGCAACAATATGGGGAGGACTGCCACATCCCATAATTCAGCAGTGAACCTCAGTGATGATGGGAGAGGATCCTTCAGTGTGCAGATGAGTGGACTGAAGAAGAGTGATGCTGGCTGGTACTGGTGCAGTGCAGGAGATCTGCAGGTTCCTGTTCACATCAGTGTCGGTGATCCACCTCCAGGTATTATCACATACACTGACCTCTACTTTAACAAATGA
- the LOC124627550 gene encoding CMRF35-like molecule 5 yields the protein MSCFFIFILFTSSVASQAWRQFSFKTGASVTIPCRYDMTYIQHKKYWCYGAIFSSCKIQAYANETQGKVTVTDNPAESLFTVTMNNLQTENTGMYWCAVEIGGIFDPDVTEKLYITVKSDPDLSVMESRVSGEEGGSVTVQCLNSAAYQNTQKQWCRFIDKVCHTFRRTATLKMIMYLVTIVSVNTIRDTRNFSRISRRLC from the exons ATGAgctgctttttcatttttattctctTCACTTCCA GTGTTGCCAGTCAGGCATGGAGGCAGTTTAGTTTTAAAACTGGAGCATCTGTCACCATCCCGTGTCGTTATGATATGACATATATACAACATAAGAAATACTGGTGCTATGGTGCAATATTCAGTTCCTGCAAAATTCAGGCGTATGCCAATGAGACACAGGGGAAAGTGACAGTGACTGATAACCCAGCTGAGAGTCTCTTTACTGTGACTATGAATAATCTCCAGACAGAAAACACTGGAATGTACTGGTGTGCTGTAGAGATAGGTGGAATATTCGATCCAGATGTTACAGAAAAACTTTATATCACAGTAAAATCAG ATCCTGATCTGTCTGTGATGGAGAGCAGAGTGAGTGGTGAGGAAGGAGGCAGCGTCACAGTCCAGTGTCTCAACAGCGCTGCGTATCAGAATACACAGAAGCAGTGGTGCAGATTTATAGACAAGGTGTGCCACACATTTAGGAGGACTGCCACATTAAAGATGATCATGTACTTAGTTACGATAGTCTCcgtgaatacaatcagagacaCTCGTAACTTCAGTCGCATTAGCCGTCGACTTTGCTAA